From the Pseudomonas syringae KCTC 12500 genome, the window GGTACACCTTCAATCTGGAGATATGCTTCAAATGACATAGTAAATTCCTTTTAATGAGGCCCTTGTCTCTCAATCATACACAAAATAATTTTTCAGTGGTGCGCCTGCCAGCTTTGGGCAAAATCGGCCTGTAGACGGATTGATCGGCTGTAGGCCGCAAAGGTGGCGGCAGTTCACTGACCTCCATCGGGCTGAGCAGATCAAGTTCTGTCAGTTACAAGTCAATCAGCTGTAGCCGTAAATGAAAAAAGAGCGACCAGTCATGGTGCGTCAACACCACGCCTGGTCGCCGTCCCCGCAGATTACCCCTGCAAGTCCAGCCAAGGCTCTCGCTTCGTGCACAAAGCGAAGCGAGCCTAGTAACTGTCTATGTATACAGTAAAGGTCTTGCTTTCTATGTCCACACCCATCATCCCTTGGATGGGAGGCAAACGCCTCATCCCGCTGTTCCCACCTCACGAATGCTGTCGAAGTGTTCGCAGGCGGTGCGGCCCTCTACTTCTGCGTCCCCAGGCAGCTCCCGTCGAGGTCTTGAATGACATCAACGGAGACCTGGTGACGCTATATCGCGTCGTCCAAAATCACCTTGAAGAATTCGCCCGTCAGTTCAAATGGGCACTCAGCGCGCGCCAAGTATTTGAGTGGCAGAAGATGACTCGCCCCGAACGCTTACCGACATCCAGCGCGCGGCTCGATTCCTCTGGCTGTAGCATCGCGCCTTATCGACTTGGAAAACTGAGCCAGTCAAGGCAGTGGAAGTCCTGCGTTCCATTGCCTGTTCAATCGCGACTTGAACTATGAGGTCTGCAAGTTGATAAATATCTCAAATGGGTCAGGTAAAATTTGACAAAGAGCGGTTCGGATATTCAGGTTGTTCTTGATCAGCTTTCTAGCGGCGGTTACATAATTCGAAGCGTTCGTGTAGCCTAGCTTTCTCGCGATTTCATTGGGTGCGCTAGTTGTTTTTATTTTGAATGAGGTAAGGACCGACTCCCAGTCTCTTGAATCTATCATTTTCCTGAAATTTTGTTCGTATTGCTCTGGCCTATCGACTTGAGTCGTTGAGGCTTCTTGGAATATCCGTCCATCGCAAAATTCGTTAACGGAAGGGATTGCATTTAAATAAGCAGCTCTGAACGCTTTGTAGGCCGCGTCTCTCGCCAGTCGAGTTACGTCCGTTGGTTTTATGGTCAAGCATGCTGCTTCAATTATTTCTTCAAATGATAAATCTGTGCCAGCTGTCTCTAGCAGCCCATAGATGATGATAGGATGGTAGTAGATTGACTCAATTGCATAAAGGCCGAGGGAGTAGATTCCTTTTTCTTGCAGATTCTCTAGATTAACACGATTGTCAGCATCCACTATGCCAAAAGCATCCATGTGGTGAATGCTTTGAATATTGTTGAGACCTGCAATGGCCTGTTCAACTTCTTTGCATGACCCCGTCGGAACGACTGTGATGTTACTGTATAGCAATTTGTAGAGCGAGAGGTCCAAGCTGTCAGCGTCGCCCTCGACAAAAAGCACTTTCTGTTTTGCCCCGTAAATGGCTTCAGCGATGGTGTGAGTAATCTCTGCCGTACCGGTTATTAGGTCAGCATTCCAACAATTCTCACGATAACTATATACGAGTAGTTTTGACGAGCTAGAATCATCTCTAGCCAAACTCAAGTCATGCGTGGCAATGACCCAGCTGATGTCCGGTCTTATCTGACGTAGATAGCTGATAAGCGGGGCTGAAATCGCTCGATGTAGGTGACGCTCAGGCTCATCTATGAAAAGGATAGTGTGCTCGGGAGCAAGAATCACTTGTACCGCAATAATACAAGCTGATCTTTCCCCGTCGGACATTTGGTTCATTCCGTAAGGATTGTCAATCGTCTTTCTAGTAACCAATAGTTCTGAAAGTTCTGACCATCCAAATACTAGCGGTAGATGCGCTGCTTCGAATGCCCTGTTCAGTAGTTCAATGGGCATGGTCTCATGCAGATTGTTCTTTTCGGCTACATCACCTTGTTGATCAGCTATTCTATATTGATCATTTTGATAGTCGCCCTTCGCTTTCAGTTTGAAAAAAAGGGTTCTTAGCCAAGATTCATTGTTGTGAAAGCTTTTAGCATACCTTGCCCCGGATTGAGTAAGTTGGCCTTTGGCATAACCTGCCTCCAACAGCGCTTGGTTAGCACTAATTGAAACGGCTGGACTGTCTAAGGTTATATCTCTGCTTCCGGAAATAAGCACAGAATTATTTTTGGAATGTGCCCACTGATATAGTAGTGTAGATTTACCAGTCCCATTCGCTCCTAATAAATATAAAGCGTCACCTGCGGCAAGCGGAATATTAAGGCTCTGGGAATCTGCTAGCGGAACAGTAAACGAATCCATTGTTATTAAGCCTCAATGATTGGGACTGTGAGTGAAATTCCATTTTGAGCAGTACCACTTTTCACCTTAGAGACGCTTCTCCTACGGAGTCTTTCTTCACCTCGGGCTCTCCGGTTTGCACCTATGCGTCCAACCGACCTGCCCAGGGCTTCATCAGGCTTGAGCTCTCCCAAAGCGCGCTTAGTTGTCGTTACGCCAACTTTACGCCAAGCAAAAAAAAAGGCCTTGATAATCAAGGCCTTTCTTCATTGTGCTGGTGCCCCGAGGGAGAATCGAACTCCCACTTCTTTCGAAAACGGATTTTGAATCCGCCGCGTCTACCAATTCCGCCATCAGGGCTCAATGGCGGCGAAGTATAAGGATGAGTTTTCTGTTGGTCAACAGGGATTTACGCAGGTTTTTTACTAATGCCGTCAAACCGGATAAACTTCCCGGCCCTGCTAAACGAACCCGATCATGCGCGTCGCTGACTTTACCTTCGAACTCCCCGATTCCCTGATTGCTCGCCATCCGCTGGCCGAGCGTCGCAGCAGTCGTCTGTTGACCCTCGATGGGCCGACGGGCGCGCTGGCACATCGTCAATTCACCGATTTGCTCGAGCATTTGCGCCCGGGCGACTTGATGGTGTTCAACAATACCCGGGTCATTCCTGCACGCCTGTTCGGGCAGAAAGCCTCCGGCGGCAAGCTGGAGATTCTGGTCGAGCGCGTGCTGGACAGCCATCGTGTGCTGGCGCATGTGCGCTCGAGCAAGTCGCCCAAGCCTGGCTCGTCGATTCTGATCGATGGCGGTGGCGAGGCCGAGATGATCGCTCGGCACGATGCGCTGTTCGAGCTGC encodes:
- a CDS encoding DUF4435 domain-containing protein: MDSFTVPLADSQSLNIPLAAGDALYLLGANGTGKSTLLYQWAHSKNNSVLISGSRDITLDSPAVSISANQALLEAGYAKGQLTQSGARYAKSFHNNESWLRTLFFKLKAKGDYQNDQYRIADQQGDVAEKNNLHETMPIELLNRAFEAAHLPLVFGWSELSELLVTRKTIDNPYGMNQMSDGERSACIIAVQVILAPEHTILFIDEPERHLHRAISAPLISYLRQIRPDISWVIATHDLSLARDDSSSSKLLVYSYRENCWNADLITGTAEITHTIAEAIYGAKQKVLFVEGDADSLDLSLYKLLYSNITVVPTGSCKEVEQAIAGLNNIQSIHHMDAFGIVDADNRVNLENLQEKGIYSLGLYAIESIYYHPIIIYGLLETAGTDLSFEEIIEAACLTIKPTDVTRLARDAAYKAFRAAYLNAIPSVNEFCDGRIFQEASTTQVDRPEQYEQNFRKMIDSRDWESVLTSFKIKTTSAPNEIARKLGYTNASNYVTAARKLIKNNLNIRTALCQILPDPFEIFINLQTS